The proteins below come from a single Xiphophorus couchianus chromosome 20, X_couchianus-1.0, whole genome shotgun sequence genomic window:
- the rps23 gene encoding small ribosomal subunit protein uS12 gives MGKCRGLRTARKLRNHRREQKWHDKQYKKAHLGTALKANPFGGASHAKGIVLEKVGVEAKQPNSAIRKCVRVQLIKNGKKITAFVPNDGCLNFIEENDEVLVAGFGRKGHAVGDIPGVRFKVVKVANVSLLALYKGKKERPRS, from the exons gaaagTGTCGTGGTCTGCGTACCGCCAGGAAGCTCCGCAATCACCGGCGTGAGCAGAAATGGCATGACAAACAGTACAAGAAGGCTCACCTGGGGACAGCCCTGAAGGCCAACCCCTTCGGAGGAGCCTCTCACGCCAAGGGCATCGTCCTGGAGAAAGT cgGTGTCGAGGCCAAGCAGCCCAACTCTGCCATCAGGAAGTGTGTGAGAGTCCAGCTCATCAAGAACGGCAAGAAGATCACGGCCTTCGTCCCCAATGACGGTTGTCTCAACTTCATCGAG gagAACGACGAGGTTCTGGTGGCCGGTTTCGGTCGTAAGGGTCATGCCGTGGGAGACATCCCTGGAGTTCGTTTCAAGGTCGTCAAAGTGGCCAACGTATCTCTGCTGGCGCTTTACAAAGGCAAGAAGGAGAGACCCAGGTCATAA
- the asb14a gene encoding dynein heavy chain 12, axonemal isoform X1 produces the protein MNPSGYVLEEEDDEEDATVQYMIEQSLLESSKQRESRRASSAGNEPSADSGSSNISKIFSAIKQGNEKLLKDFSVRLKDEFLRSDSRGWTPLHEAATQSNQAVLEITCTASGPDSLEGRTLRGQTPLFLAVEGGLVENASFLLERGAQPDCQDQDQDAPLFVAIRSDRTDLAKLLLLRGSSVNQAGCHGRRPLHEASRAGNVELVQLLLEAGARPDPRSNYGFTPLALAAQGGHLEVVELLLGKGADIFSQAHDEASVLYEASASGNAAVVRLLLDHGADANVSNHSGHLPIHRASHRGHLQSLKLLLPVTNLGDVNDSGISPLHSAAAEAHTHCIQALLDAGYDPNFMLHPWIRRSYDDERKSALFFAVSNNDMASVKLLLEAGAMPNQDPVKCLQVALRLGNYDLINLLLRYGANVNYYSKINTTHFPSALQYALKDQVILRMLCNYGYDVERCFDCPYGNSSHIPEDYEGWTCSVIKDTLFCEVITVYWLKDLSGHVVRVLLDYVDHVMLCSKLKAVLMEQNQWTDICRLQENPRYLQHLCRLRIRRCLGRLRLRSPVFMSFVPLPERLKDYILYREYDLLGRQRGGPG, from the exons ATGAATCCTAGTGGATATGTgttggaggaagaggatgatgagGAAGATGCAACGGTTCAGTACATGATTGAGCAGAGTCTGCTGGAGAGCAGCAAGCAGAGGGAATCCCGCAGAGCGTCGTCAGCAGGAAACGAGCCGAG cgCCGATTCAGGATCTTCCAACATCTCCAAGATCTTCTCTGCTATAAAACAAG GAAACGAGAAGCTGCTGAAGGATTTTTCTGTCCGGCTTAAAGACGAGTTTCTGCGAAGCGACAGCCGAGGCTGGACGCCTCTCCATGAGGCGGCAACTCAGAGCAACCAGGCCGTCCTGGAGATCACATGCACAG CTTCAGGTCCGGACTCTCTGGAGGGCCGGACTCTTCGGGGCCAGACGCCCCTCTTCCTGGCGGTGGAAGGCGGTCTGGTGGAAAACGCCTCGTTCCTCCTGGAGCGCGGCGCTCAGCCGGACtgccaggaccaggaccaggacgcCCCGCTGTTTGTAG CCATCCGTTCGGACCGAACCGACCTGGCgaagctgctgctcctccgtGGCTCCAGTGTGAACCAGGCGGGCTGCCACGGCCGCCGGCCGCTCCACGAAGCCTCGCGGGCGGGCAACGTGGAGCtggtgcagctgctgctggaggccgGGGCGCGGCCGGACCCACGCAGCAACTACGGCTTCACGCCGCTGGCGCTGGCTGCGCAGGGAGGACACCTGGAGgtggtggagctgctgctggggaAAG GAGCAGACATTTTCTCTCAGGCGCACGATGAGGCGTCCGTCTTATACGAAGCGTCTGCTTCAGGGAACGCGGCCGTCGTCCGTCTGCTGCTGGATCACGGAGCCGACGCCAACGTGTCCAATCACAGCGGCCATCTGCCGATCCACCGAGCCTCACACAGAGGACACCTGCA gtcactgaagctgctgctgcccgTCACCAACCTGGGAGATGTGAACGACAGCGGGATCAGCCCTCTTCATTCAGCGGCTGCAGAGGCGCACACACACTGcatccag GCCTTGCTGGATGCGGGTTACGACCCCAACTTCATGCTCCACCCCTGGATCCGGCGGAGCTACGACGACGAGAGGAAGTCCGCTCTCTTCTTTGCTGTTTCCAATAACGACATGGCGTcggtgaagctgctgctggaggccgGAGCCATGCCCAACCAAGACCCGGTCAAATGTCTGCAG gttgCACTCCGTCTGGGCAACTACGACCTGATCAACTTGTTGCTGCGTTACGGCGCTAACGTCAACTACTACTCCAAAATAAACACGACCCATTTCCCCTCGGCGCTGCAGTACGCGCTCAAAGACCAG GTCATTCTCAGGATGCTGTGTAACTATGGTTACGACGTGGAGCGCTGCTTCGACTGTCCCTATGGCAACAGCTCCCACATTCCTGAGGACTACGAGGGATGGACCTGCTCTGTGATCAAAGATACTTTg TTCTGTGAGGTCATCACCGTCTATTGGCTGAAAGACCTGTCGGGTCACGTGGTTCGAGTGCTGCTGGACTACGTGGATCACGTGATGCTGTGTTCCAAATTGAAGGCGGTTCTGATGGAGCAGAACCAGTGGACAGACATCTGCAGACTACAAG AAAACCCCAGGTACCTGCAGCATCTCTGTCGCCTGCGGATCCGTCGTTGTCTCGGCCGCCTCCGTCTACGGTCGCCCGTCTTCATGAGCTTCGTGCCGCTGCCGGAGCGGCTGAAGGACTACATCCTGTATCGGGAATACGACCTGCTGGGCCGGCAGAGGGGCGGCCCGGGCTGA
- the asb14a gene encoding ankyrin repeat and SOCS box protein 14 isoform X2 has product MNPSGYVLEEEDDEEDATVQYMIEQSLLESSKQRESRRASSAGNEPSADSGSSNISKIFSAIKQGNEKLLKDFSVRLKDEFLRSDSRGWTPLHEAATQSNQAVLEITCTASGPDSLEGRTLRGQTPLFLAVEGGLVENASFLLERGAQPDCQDQDQDAPLFVAIRSDRTDLAKLLLLRGSSVNQAGCHGRRPLHEASRAGNVELVQLLLEAGARPDPRSNYGFTPLALAAQGGHLEVVELLLGKGADIFSQAHDEASVLYEASASGNAAVVRLLLDHGADANVSNHSGHLPIHRASHRGHLQSLKLLLPVTNLGDVNDSGISPLHSAAAEAHTHCIQALLDAGYDPNFMLHPWIRRSYDDERKSALFFAVSNNDMASVKLLLEAGAMPNQDPVKCLQVALRLGNYDLINLLLRYGANVNYYSKINTTHFPSALQYALKDQVILRMLCNYGYDVERCFDCPYGNSSHIPEDYEGWTCSVIKDTLRSSVRSSPSIG; this is encoded by the exons ATGAATCCTAGTGGATATGTgttggaggaagaggatgatgagGAAGATGCAACGGTTCAGTACATGATTGAGCAGAGTCTGCTGGAGAGCAGCAAGCAGAGGGAATCCCGCAGAGCGTCGTCAGCAGGAAACGAGCCGAG cgCCGATTCAGGATCTTCCAACATCTCCAAGATCTTCTCTGCTATAAAACAAG GAAACGAGAAGCTGCTGAAGGATTTTTCTGTCCGGCTTAAAGACGAGTTTCTGCGAAGCGACAGCCGAGGCTGGACGCCTCTCCATGAGGCGGCAACTCAGAGCAACCAGGCCGTCCTGGAGATCACATGCACAG CTTCAGGTCCGGACTCTCTGGAGGGCCGGACTCTTCGGGGCCAGACGCCCCTCTTCCTGGCGGTGGAAGGCGGTCTGGTGGAAAACGCCTCGTTCCTCCTGGAGCGCGGCGCTCAGCCGGACtgccaggaccaggaccaggacgcCCCGCTGTTTGTAG CCATCCGTTCGGACCGAACCGACCTGGCgaagctgctgctcctccgtGGCTCCAGTGTGAACCAGGCGGGCTGCCACGGCCGCCGGCCGCTCCACGAAGCCTCGCGGGCGGGCAACGTGGAGCtggtgcagctgctgctggaggccgGGGCGCGGCCGGACCCACGCAGCAACTACGGCTTCACGCCGCTGGCGCTGGCTGCGCAGGGAGGACACCTGGAGgtggtggagctgctgctggggaAAG GAGCAGACATTTTCTCTCAGGCGCACGATGAGGCGTCCGTCTTATACGAAGCGTCTGCTTCAGGGAACGCGGCCGTCGTCCGTCTGCTGCTGGATCACGGAGCCGACGCCAACGTGTCCAATCACAGCGGCCATCTGCCGATCCACCGAGCCTCACACAGAGGACACCTGCA gtcactgaagctgctgctgcccgTCACCAACCTGGGAGATGTGAACGACAGCGGGATCAGCCCTCTTCATTCAGCGGCTGCAGAGGCGCACACACACTGcatccag GCCTTGCTGGATGCGGGTTACGACCCCAACTTCATGCTCCACCCCTGGATCCGGCGGAGCTACGACGACGAGAGGAAGTCCGCTCTCTTCTTTGCTGTTTCCAATAACGACATGGCGTcggtgaagctgctgctggaggccgGAGCCATGCCCAACCAAGACCCGGTCAAATGTCTGCAG gttgCACTCCGTCTGGGCAACTACGACCTGATCAACTTGTTGCTGCGTTACGGCGCTAACGTCAACTACTACTCCAAAATAAACACGACCCATTTCCCCTCGGCGCTGCAGTACGCGCTCAAAGACCAG GTCATTCTCAGGATGCTGTGTAACTATGGTTACGACGTGGAGCGCTGCTTCGACTGTCCCTATGGCAACAGCTCCCACATTCCTGAGGACTACGAGGGATGGACCTGCTCTGTGATCAAAGATACTTTg CGCAGTTCTGTGAGGTCATCACCGTCTATTGGCTGA
- the asb14a gene encoding dynein heavy chain 12, axonemal isoform X3, producing the protein MHSFRSGLSGGPDSSGPDAPLPGGGRRSGGKRLVPPGARRSAGLPGPGPGRPAVSIRSDRTDLAKLLLLRGSSVNQAGCHGRRPLHEASRAGNVELVQLLLEAGARPDPRSNYGFTPLALAAQGGHLEVVELLLGKGADIFSQAHDEASVLYEASASGNAAVVRLLLDHGADANVSNHSGHLPIHRASHRGHLQSLKLLLPVTNLGDVNDSGISPLHSAAAEAHTHCIQALLDAGYDPNFMLHPWIRRSYDDERKSALFFAVSNNDMASVKLLLEAGAMPNQDPVKCLQVALRLGNYDLINLLLRYGANVNYYSKINTTHFPSALQYALKDQVILRMLCNYGYDVERCFDCPYGNSSHIPEDYEGWTCSVIKDTLFCEVITVYWLKDLSGHVVRVLLDYVDHVMLCSKLKAVLMEQNQWTDICRLQENPRYLQHLCRLRIRRCLGRLRLRSPVFMSFVPLPERLKDYILYREYDLLGRQRGGPG; encoded by the exons ATGCACAG CTTCAGGTCCGGACTCTCTGGAGGGCCGGACTCTTCGGGGCCAGACGCCCCTCTTCCTGGCGGTGGAAGGCGGTCTGGTGGAAAACGCCTCGTTCCTCCTGGAGCGCGGCGCTCAGCCGGACtgccaggaccaggaccaggacgcCCCGCTGTTT CCATCCGTTCGGACCGAACCGACCTGGCgaagctgctgctcctccgtGGCTCCAGTGTGAACCAGGCGGGCTGCCACGGCCGCCGGCCGCTCCACGAAGCCTCGCGGGCGGGCAACGTGGAGCtggtgcagctgctgctggaggccgGGGCGCGGCCGGACCCACGCAGCAACTACGGCTTCACGCCGCTGGCGCTGGCTGCGCAGGGAGGACACCTGGAGgtggtggagctgctgctggggaAAG GAGCAGACATTTTCTCTCAGGCGCACGATGAGGCGTCCGTCTTATACGAAGCGTCTGCTTCAGGGAACGCGGCCGTCGTCCGTCTGCTGCTGGATCACGGAGCCGACGCCAACGTGTCCAATCACAGCGGCCATCTGCCGATCCACCGAGCCTCACACAGAGGACACCTGCA gtcactgaagctgctgctgcccgTCACCAACCTGGGAGATGTGAACGACAGCGGGATCAGCCCTCTTCATTCAGCGGCTGCAGAGGCGCACACACACTGcatccag GCCTTGCTGGATGCGGGTTACGACCCCAACTTCATGCTCCACCCCTGGATCCGGCGGAGCTACGACGACGAGAGGAAGTCCGCTCTCTTCTTTGCTGTTTCCAATAACGACATGGCGTcggtgaagctgctgctggaggccgGAGCCATGCCCAACCAAGACCCGGTCAAATGTCTGCAG gttgCACTCCGTCTGGGCAACTACGACCTGATCAACTTGTTGCTGCGTTACGGCGCTAACGTCAACTACTACTCCAAAATAAACACGACCCATTTCCCCTCGGCGCTGCAGTACGCGCTCAAAGACCAG GTCATTCTCAGGATGCTGTGTAACTATGGTTACGACGTGGAGCGCTGCTTCGACTGTCCCTATGGCAACAGCTCCCACATTCCTGAGGACTACGAGGGATGGACCTGCTCTGTGATCAAAGATACTTTg TTCTGTGAGGTCATCACCGTCTATTGGCTGAAAGACCTGTCGGGTCACGTGGTTCGAGTGCTGCTGGACTACGTGGATCACGTGATGCTGTGTTCCAAATTGAAGGCGGTTCTGATGGAGCAGAACCAGTGGACAGACATCTGCAGACTACAAG AAAACCCCAGGTACCTGCAGCATCTCTGTCGCCTGCGGATCCGTCGTTGTCTCGGCCGCCTCCGTCTACGGTCGCCCGTCTTCATGAGCTTCGTGCCGCTGCCGGAGCGGCTGAAGGACTACATCCTGTATCGGGAATACGACCTGCTGGGCCGGCAGAGGGGCGGCCCGGGCTGA
- the ccdc51 gene encoding mitochondrial potassium channel — protein MRYRGARIYVWARSSCCLSWPHLAARTAPVRPYSSEPPARPPLPPLRTDPSPLVQKGTVEVVKERSLSALQHAGELGRQWSQRSAQTATASVNFWWGRYEEFVGLTEVREAQTKVTEAEAAFMVARGIVREAHTSLEALQGRLKEVRDRLDRVSREEAHYLELATMEHKLLQEERRLRTAYENAESLEREKFGLFSAAVRESHEKERTRAERTKNWSIIGSVLGALIGVMGSTYINRVRLQELKNLLLEAQKGPESLQEALKVQAGNHQTQQDQLGELIDSLRVTLADAFAPSNSAPQGKGGPTTASPAVSLSASKDLQIQNQKTESLLASLAAQLGRLQLGVSKVEGELLAVRKLLETEPQTQTRAAGLQRAETRETETVARRLEDSRRTLGEGIRMNTVYNAVFSYTAAAVTVSAVYLLLRGTG, from the exons ATGAG GTACAGAGGAGCTCGGATCTACGTCTGGGCTCGAAGCTCATGCTGTCTGTCTTGGCCCCATCTGGCGGCCCGAACCGCTCCGGTTCGACCCTACAGCTCTGAACCGCCGGCTCGACCTCCTCTACCTCCTCTACGCACTGACCCCTCCCCTCTTGTACAGAAAGGTACAGTTGAGGTGGTGAAGGAGCGCAGCCTGTCTGCCCTGCAG CATGCAGGAGAGTTGGGGCGGCAGTGGAGCCAAAGGTCGGCTCAGACGGCCACCGCCTCTGTGAACTTCTGGTGGGGGAGATACGAGGAGTTTGTGGGGCTGACCGAAGTCCGCGAGGCTCAAACCAAAGTCACAGAG GCTGAAGCAGCGTTCATGGTGGCCAGAGGAATCGTGCGTGAGGCTCACACCAGCCTGGAGGCGCTGCAGGGCCGCCTGAAGGAGGTCAGAGACCGGCTGGACCGCGTCTCCAGGGAGGAGGCTCACTACCTGGAGCTGGCCACCATGGAGCACAAGCTGCTGCAG GAGGAACGTCGTCTCCGGACTGCGTATGAGAATGCCGAGAGTTTGGAGAGGGAAAAGTTCGGCCTGTTTTCGGCGGCGGTGAGGGAGAGTCACGAAAAGGAGAGGACGAGAGCGGAGCGCACCAAGAACTGGTCCATCATCGGCTCTGTTCTCGGAGCCCTGATCGGGGTCATGGGGTCAACGTATATCAACCGCGTCCGCCTTCAG GAGTTGAAGAATCTTCTTCTTGAGGCCCAGAAAGGTCCGGAGAGTCTGCAGGAGGCGTTGAAAGTCCAGGCTGGGAACCACCAAACCCAGCAGGACCAACTGGGCGAACTCATCGACAGCCTCCGGGTTACTCTGGCTGACGCCTTCGCTCCGAGCAACAGCGCCCCCCAGGGGAAAGGAGGACCCACCACAGCCTCGCCTGCCGTTTCTCTTTCTGCCTCTAAAGACCttcagatccagaaccagaagacgGAATCGCTGCTGGCGTCGCTGGCGGCCCAACTGGGTCGGCTCCAGCTGGGCGTCAGTAAGGTGGAGGGCGAACTGCTGGCGGTGCGGAAACTTCTGGAAACCGAACCGCAGACCCAAACCCGAGCCGCTGGCCTTCAGAGAGCAGAGACACGGGAGACGGAGACGGTGGCGAGACGCCTAGAGGACAGCAGGAGGACGCTGGGGGAAGGAATCAGGATGAACACGGTTTACAACGCCGTGTTCAGCTACACCGCCGCCGCCGTTACCGTCTCTGCTGTGTACCTGCTGCTCCGGGGAACTGGTTGA
- the tma7 gene encoding translation machinery-associated protein 7 — protein MSGRDGGKKKPLKAPKKQNKEMDDEDVAFKQKQKEEQKAMEALKAKASGKGPLASGGIKKSGKK, from the exons ATGTCCGGTAGAGACG gAGGCAAAAAGAAACCACTCAAGGCGcccaagaaacaaaacaaggaaatggATGAT GAAGACGTTGCCTTCAAGCAGAAGCAGAAGGAAGAGCAGAAAGCCATGGAGGCGCTGAAGGCCAAAGCGTCAGGAAAAGGACCTTTAG CCAGTGGTGGGATCAAGAAGTCGGGGAAGAAGTAA